From Rhea pennata isolate bPtePen1 chromosome 26, bPtePen1.pri, whole genome shotgun sequence, the proteins below share one genomic window:
- the HROB gene encoding homologous recombination OB-fold protein, whose protein sequence is MGRAAAMARRLQKLFGAEGDLADEDFLSAVEDAENRFSTPGPSRCWPPPNSVPSVSAPSSGLQPLHQLRRPPGKPSGLRPLSRQDDQAGGSRDLGSPSASVGAPCRPSDASVSTPACGSAPGGPPAWGAAAEDELDNDLFLAACMELEVPDLPVEAGDARAGPTWREIPPGLRTREESSQERAPCKKPRVGEELASPGPLQPGGSRAAPAKSGQEPLPSPLADAAPKLALRPSAAGACSSRPAPLLNPGASYGPVPSPRGQTPRPFQASPCQPGVNASSVTPRAPQSSNARSPMPQVPRQSCPAPRLPGSGWRPPHRLPANPQPLMSCVEPPPRQPPREATLQTPVVTNHLVQLVTAASKAPRAAPRVPVQGKTRRFPGPAGILPQQQHAGKHLEEIFVSTPQTPAHGALAKLRTEELPCSPPPTEDDFGKGPWLALKTELGLDERDPSCFLRTYSVVMVLRKAALKQLPKNKVPSMAVMIKTLTKTTVDAGAVFKDPTGEIQGTVHRLLLEERQSELKPGSVLLLKQVGVFSPSHRNHYLNVTPNNLLKIYPPETEGSLSQLSPEQQTEREGTMPVASVAAQARLHQHHPAQISQGIPAPRTWGQSRTSSHSTEQLPEGFSLHPENYRPRRGEPLGANNCDMDDLDGLLGELPEDFFSAQAQADAC, encoded by the exons ATGGGCCGCGCCGCTGCCATG GCCCGCCGCCTCCAGAAGCTGTTCGGGGCCGAGGGGGACCTGGCGGACGAG GATTTCCTCTCCGCCGTGGAGGACGCCGAGAACCGTTTCTCAACCCCCGGCCCCTCCAGGTGTTGGCCGCCCCCCAACTCCGTGCCCAGCGTGTCGGCCCCCAGCTCCGGCCTGCAGCCCCTGCACCAGCTCCGTCGCCCCCCCGGCAAACCCTCCGGCCTCAGGCCCCTCTCCAGGCAGGACGACCAAGCTGGGGGCTCGCGGGATCTGGGCTCCCCTTCGGCGTCTGTGGGTGCCCCGTGCCGACCAAGCGATGCCAGCGTTTCCACGCCAGCCTGTGGCTCAGCGCCGGGCGGCCCCCCAGCCTGGGGGGCGGCCGCCGAGGACGAGCTGGACAACGACCTCTTCCTGGCCGCCTGCATGGAGCTGGAGGTGCCTGACCTGCCGGTCGAGGCTGGCGATGCCCGTGCGGGTCCCACGTGGCGGGAGATTCCCCCCGGGCTGCGCACCagggaggagagcagccaggAACGGGCACCTTGCAAAAAGCCACGAGTGGGAGAGGAGCTGGCTTCTCCTGGCCCCCTGCAGCCTGGGGGGTcgcgggccgccccggccaAGAGTGGGCAGGAACCGCTGCCGTCGCCGCTGGCGGATGCTGCTCCCAAGCTGGCGCTGCGGCCCAGCGCGGCTGGTGCCTGCTCCTCCCGGCCTGCGCCCCTGCTAAATCCAGGTGCCTCCTACGGccctgtcccctctcccagggGCCAAACCCCGAGACCTTTTCAAGCCTCCCCCTGCCAGCCGGGAGTAAACGCCTCCTCCGTGACGCCACGTGCACCCCAGAGCAGCAACGCCCGGTCCCCGATGCCGCAGGTGCCCCGGCAGAGCTGCCCTGCGCCCAGGCTGCCCGGCAGCGGCTGGCGGCCGCCCCACAGGCTCCCGGCGAACCCGCAGCCCTTGATGAGTTGCGTGGAGCCCCCACCGAGGCAGCCGCCCCGGGAGGCCACCCTCCAGACACCGGTCGTCACCAACCACCTTGTGCAGCTGGTCACGGCGGCCAGCAAAGCGCCCCGAGCCGCCCCCCGCGTCCCAGTGCAGGGAAAGACTCGCCGGTTCCCAGGGCCTGCCGGGAtcctgccccagcagcag CACGCTGGGAAACATCTGGAGGAGATTTTTGTTTCGACTCCCCAAACTCCAGCTCACGGGGCTCTGGCAAAGCTGCGGACAGAG GAACTGCCCTGCTCCCCGCCACCCACGGAGGATGATTTTGGGAAGGGCCCCTGGCTTGCCTTGAAGACGGAGCTGGGGCTGGATGAGAGGGACCCCAGCTGCTTCCTCAGGACCTACAGCGTGGTCATGGTGCTGCGGAAG GCAGCCTTGAAGCAGCTCCCGAAGAACAAGGTCCCCAGCATGGCCGTAATGATCAAGACCCTGACCAAGACCACTGTTGATGCTGGCGCCGTGTTCAAGGACCCAACTG GAGAGATCCAGGGCACGGTGCATCGCCTGCTGCTGGAAGAGAGACAGAGCGAACTCAAGCCTGGCTCGGTGCTGCTCTTGAAGCAG GTGGGCGTCTTCTCCCCATCCCACCGCAACCACTACCTCAACGTAACACCCAACAACCTTCTCAAGATTTACCCGCCGGAGACCGAGGGCAGCTTATCGCAGCTGTCGCCAGAACAGCAGACTGAGAGGGAGGGCACGATGCCTGTGGCCTCG GTCGCTGCCCAGGCTAGGTTACACCAGCACCATCCAGCACAGATCTCCCAGGGCATTCCTGCCCCTAGGACCTGGGGACAATCCAGGACAAGCAGCCACAGCACCGAGCAGTTGCCTGAAGGCTTCTCATTGCACCCAGAAAACTACAGGCCCAGGCGAGGAGAGCCTCTGGGAGCCAACAACTGCGACATGG ACGACTTGGATGGGCTCCTGGGAGAGCTGCCCGAGGACTTCTTCTCTGCTCAGGCCCAAGCTGATGCCTGTTGA
- the ASB16 gene encoding LOW QUALITY PROTEIN: ankyrin repeat and SOCS box protein 16 (The sequence of the model RefSeq protein was modified relative to this genomic sequence to represent the inferred CDS: inserted 3 bases in 3 codons), giving the protein MSQETFAFTSSALRSLRLQRELLELEERRRALVRESATRRFLPSSTRPVPAPARRPQRCRDPAVHNALYAGDLLRVKSIFKDESTANAIMETVSEELVWAPELGWPRPAPLGRAVVLSPRKKHTSPLRIAAGRGYRECARHLIVRGAEVDAVVGGRAALHDAVAGPRLDCARLLLAFGADPNVLSEEGLAPLHLCTDPESLPCAELLLAHGARVNLSTRDRHLTALHVAARHGLEAHVELYLRHGADPARRSREGETALNAACAGAERPEDAERYYRVAERLLAAGADPRAAGXKDHTPLHNACGNGQPRLVRLLLRHGAAAGAPNGAGYTPMDCALHAVDEYRREHPERTIALLLDHGAGPVNPKMLKFCCRCPRALEVVLNAYERVPPAEAWXEAVPLELWQEHRAFYESALRMAAQPRRLQHLARCALRRHLGARCHAAIPRLALPPXLRRYLQLPLEGLIR; this is encoded by the exons atgTCCCAGGAAACCTTTGCCTTCACCTCCTCGGCCCTGCGCTCCCTGCGGCTCCAGcgggagctgctggagctggaggagcGCCGGCGGGCCCTGGTGCGGGAATCGGCCACGCGCCGGTTCCTGCCATCCAGCACCCGGCCGGTGCCtgcgcccgcccggcgcccccaGCGCTGCCGCGACCCCGCCGTCCACAACGCCCTCTACGCCGGCGACCTCCTGCGCGTCAAGAGCATCTTCAAGGACGAGAGCACCGCTAACGCGATCATGGAGACGGTCAGCGAGGAGCTGGTGTGGGCGCCCGAGCTGG GCTGGCCGCGTCCTGCCCCGCTCGGCAGGGCTGTGGTGCTGAGCCCCCGGAAGAAGCACACGTCGCCGCTGCGCATCGCGGCCGGCCGGGGCTACCGGGAGTGCGCCCGGCACCTCATCGTGCGGGGGGCCGAGGTGGACGCCGTGGTgggcggccgggcggccctGCACGACGCCGTGGCCGGCCCCCGCCTCGACTGCGCCCGCCTGCTCCTCGCCTTCGGCGCCGACCCCAACGTGCTCTCCGAGGAGGGGCTCGCCCCGCTCCACCTCTGCACCGACCCGGAGAGCCTGCC gtGCGccgagctgctgctggcccacGGCGCCCGGGTGAACCTGAGCACGCGGGACCGGCACCTCACGGCCCTGCACGTGGCCGCCCGCCACGGGCTGGAGGCCCACGTGGAGCTGTACCTGCGGCACGGCGCCGACCCGGCGCGCCGGAGCCGCGAGGGCGAGACGGCGCTCAACGCCGCctgcgccggggccgagcgccCCGAGGACGCCGAGCGTTACTACCGGGTGGCCGAACGGCTGCTGGCCGCCGGCGCCGAcccgcgggccgccg gcAAGGACCACACGCCGCTGCACAACGCCTGCGGCAACGGGCAGCCGCGGCTGGTGCGCCTGCTGCTGCGGCAcggggctgccgccggcgcgCCCAACGGCGCCGGCTACACGCCCATGGACTGCGCCCTGCACGCCGTCGACGAGTACCGCCGCGAGCACCCCGAGCGCACCATCGCCCTGCTGCTCGACCACGGCGCCGGCCCCGTCAACCCCAAG ATGCTCAAGTTCTGCTGCCGGTGCCCGCGGGCGCTGGAGGTGGTGCTCAACGCCTACGAGCGCGTGCCGCCCGCCGAGGCCT CGGAGGCCGTGCCGCTGGAGCTGTGGCAG GAGCACCGGGCTTTCTACGAGTCGGCGCTGCGCATGGCCGCGCAGCCGCGGCGGCTGCAGCACCTGGCGCGCTGCGCCCTGCGGCGGCACCTGGGCGCCCGCTGCCACGCCGCCATCCCCCGGCTGGCCCTGCCGC CCCTGCGCCGCTACCTCCAGCTGCCGCTCGAAGGGCTCATCCGCTGA
- the TMUB2 gene encoding transmembrane and ubiquitin-like domain-containing protein 2 yields the protein MEPPDVTIIRGVGDEVTVVAGVVVLALALVLAWLSTYVADSSNQLLGTIVATGDAAVIRLSHVERYVGAAGVTEPPEPARVPETTEEKAEEEAGATSDSGPVLEQGDGSSPSDSSLDRLLDIQSLPKRTSGSEPSARDSRRPPAPEESDLCAGFIKIRLKFLNDTEEVAVVRPEDTVGVLKSKYFPGRESQMKFIYRGQLLRDQARTLRSLNITDNCVIHCHLSQSTAAALPDPAAAPPEASGVTVSVGNLMIPAIMVMLAVIWYFRINYRQFFTAPATVSLIGVTVFFSFLAFGMYGQ from the exons ATGGAGCCCCCCGACGTGACCATCATCAGAGGAGTGGGGGACGAGGTGACGGTGGTGGCCGGCGTTGTGGTCCTGGCACTGGCTCTGGTTTTGGCTTGGCTGTCTACGTACGTTGCTGACAGCAGCAACCAGCTCTTGGGAACTATCGTGGCCACAGGGGACGCGGCCGTGATAAGGCTCAGCCACGTCGAACGGTATGTGGGTGCGGCGGGGGTGACCGAGCCCCCCGAACCCGCGAGGGTCCCCGAAACCAcggaagaaaaagcagaagaggaagcgGGGGCTACATCCGACTCGGGCCcggtgctggagcagggggacGGTAGCAGCCCCTCCGACTCCAGCCTTGACCGGCTGTTGGACATCCAGAGCTTGCCCAAAAGGACATCAGGCAGCGAGCCCAGTGCTCGGGACAGCCGCAGGCCGCCTGCCCCGGAGGAGAGCGACCTGTGCGCCGGCTTCATCAAGATCCGGCTCAAGTTCCTCAACGACACGGAGGAGGTGGCTGTAGTGAGGCCCGAGGATACCGTGGGCGTCCTCAAGAG caaatacttcCCAGGCCGGGAGAGCCAGATGAAGTTCATCTATCGCGGCCAGCTCCTGCGGGACCAGGCGCGGACGCTGCGCTCTCTCAACATCACAGACAACTGCGTCATCCACTGCCATCTCTCCCAGAGCACCGCTGCCGCCCTGCCCgaccccgccgccgcgccgcccgaAGCGAGCGGCGTGACCGTCAGCGTGGGCAACCTGATGATCCCGGCGATCATGGTGATGCTGGCCGTCATCTGGTACTTCCGCATCAACTACCGGCAGTTCTTCACCGCGCCGGCCACCGTCTCCTTGATCGGCGTGACCgttttcttcagcttcctgGCGTTTGGGATGTACGGCCAGTAG